One Fusarium falciforme chromosome 1, complete sequence genomic window carries:
- a CDS encoding Citrate synthase, with product MASVTRLSNAALRATLRSSPVNGSAFNAVRCYSAKTQTLKERFAELLPEKIEQVKALRKEHGSKVVDKVTLDQVYGGARGIKALVWEGSVLDAEEGIRFRGKTIPECQEVLPKAPGGKEPLPEGLFWLLLTGEVPTEQQVRDLSAEWAARSDLPKFVEELIDHCPTDLHPMAQFSLAVTALEHTSSFAKAYAKGINKKEYWGYTFEDSMDLIAKLPNIASRIYQNVFKGGKVAPIQKDKDYSFNFANQLGFGDNADFVELMRLYLTIHTDHEGGNVSAHTTHLVGSALSSPFLSLAAGLNGLAGPLHGLANQEVLNWLTEMKKSIGDDLSDKAITDYLWSTLNAGRVVPGYGHAVLRKTDPRYTAQRTFAQQKMPDDPMFKLVSQVYKIAPKVLTEHGKTKNPYPNVDAHSGVLLQYYGLTEANYYTVLFGVSRAIGVLPQLIIDRAFGAPIERPKSFSTEKWIELVKKL from the exons ATGGCTTCTGTTACCCGTCTCAGCAACGCTGCCCTGCGGGCTACCCTCCGCTCCTCTCCCGTCAATGGCTCTGCCTTCAACGCTGTGCGATGCTACTCTGCCAAGACCCAG ACCCTGAAGGAGCGATTCGCCGAGCTGCTGCCCGAGAAGATTgagcaggtcaaggcccTCCGAAA GGAGCATGGCTCCAAGGTTGTCGACAAGGTCACCCTCGACCAGGTCTACGGTGGTGCCCGtggcatcaaggccctcgTCTGGGAGGGTTCCGTCCTCGACGCTGAGGAGGGTATCCGATTCCGTGGCAAGACCATCCCCGAGTGCCAGGAGGTTCTCCCCAAGGCTCCCGGTGGCAAGGAGCCTCTTCCTGAGG GTCTCTTCTGGCTTCTCCTGACCGGCGAGGTTCCCACCGAGCAGCAGGTCCGCGACCTCTCCGCCGAGTGGGCTGCCCGCTCCGACCTCCCCAAGTTcgtcgaggagctcatcgACCACTGCCCGACCGACCTCCACCCCATGGCCCAGTTCTCTCTGGCCGTGACCGCTCTCGAGCACACCTCCAGCTTCGCCAAGGCCTACGCCAAGGGTATCAACAAGAAGGAGTACTGGGGTTACACCTTTGAGGACTCCATGGACCTCATTGCCAAGCTCCCCAACATTGCTTCGCGCATCTACCAGAACGTCTTCAAGGGTGGCAAGGTCGCTCCCATccagaaggacaaggactaCTCCTTCAACTTTGCTAACCAGCTCGGCTTCGGCGACAACGCTGACTTTGTTGAGCTCATGCGTCTGTACCTGACCATCCACACTGACCACGAAGGTGGCAACGTCTCTGCCCACACCACCCACCTCGTCGGCAGCGCTCTCAGCTCTCCCTTCCTCTCCCTGGCTGCCGGTCTCAACGGTCTTGCCGGTCCCCTGCACGGCCTGGCCAACCAGGAGGTGCTCAACTGGCTTaccgagatgaagaagtcGATTGGCGACGACCTCAGCGACAAGGCCATCACCGATTACCTCTGGTCCACCCTCAACGCCGGCCGCGTCGTCCCCGGCTACGGCCACGCCGTCCTCCGCAAGACTGACCCCCGCTACACCGCCCAGCGCACCTTTGCCCAGCAGAAGATGCCCGACGACCCCATGTTCAAGCTCGTCAGCCAGGTCTACAAGATCGCCCCCAAGGTCCTCACCGAGCACggcaagaccaagaaccCCTACCCCAACGTCGACGCCCACTCTGGTGTCCTCCTCCAGTACTACGGTCTCACCGAGGCCAACTACTACACCGTCCTCTTCGGTGTGTCGCGCGCCATTGGTGTCCTTCCCCAGCTCATCATCGACCGCGCCTTCGGTGCTCCCATTGAGCGACCCAAGTCTTTCTCCACTGAGAAGTGGATCGAGCTCGTCAAGAAGCTGTAA
- a CDS encoding Citrate/oxoglutarate carrier protein, with translation MAAIRTDLPGPIGDKKLEKKPIKFSNLLLGAGLNMFEVTTLGQPLEVVKTTMAANRGDGMAKALGRVWSRGGPLGFYQGLIPWAWIEASTKGAVLLFVASEAEYYARVAGASEFGGGIIGGITGGVAQAYATMGFCTCMKTVEITKHKIAATGVKPPSTFQTFGDIYRKEGIRGINKGVNAVAIRQMTNWGSRFGLSRLAEGWIRSATGKKEGEKLSAGEKVIASAVGGGLSAWNQPIEVIRVEMQSKKEDPNRPKKMTVGNTFKYIYETNGVRGLYRGITPRISLGIWQTVCMVAFGDMAKAYVEKLTGDAVTAKH, from the exons ATGGCTGCCATCCGTACCGACCTTCCCGGCCCCATTGGGGacaagaagctggagaagaagcccatcAAGTTCTCCAACTTGCTGCTGGGCGCTGGCCTCAACATGTTCGAGGTGACCACCCTGGGTCAGCCTCTCGAGGTCGTCAAGACTACCATGGCTGCCAACCGAGGTGACGGCATGGCCAAGGCTTTGGGACGCGTCTGGTCCCGCGGTGGTCCTCTGGGCT TCTACCAAGGTCTCATCCCCTGGGCCTGGATCGAAGCTTCCACCAAGGGCGCCGTCCTTCTCTTCGTCGCCTCCGAGGCCGAGTACTACGCCCGCGTCGCTGGCGCCTCCGAGTTTGGCGGTGGCATCATCGGTGGTATTACCGGTGGTGTCGCTCAGGCCTATGCCACCATGGGCTTCTGCACCTGCATGAAGACGGTCGAGATCACCAAGCACAAGATCGCCGCCACCGGTGTCAAGCCCCCCTCTACCTTCCAGACCTTTGGCGACATCTACCGCAAGGAGGGTATCCGTGGCATCAACAAGGGTGTCAACGCCGTCGCTATCCGCCAGATGACCAACTGGGGTAGCCGCTTCGGTCTGAGCCGTCTCGCCGAGGGCTGGATCCGCTCCGCCACTggcaagaaggagggtgagAAGCTCTCTGCTGGCGAAAAGGTCATTGCCAGCGCCGTCGGTGGTGGTCTCAGCGCCTGGAACCAGCCCATCGAGGTCATCCGCGTTGAGATGCagagcaagaaggaggacCCCAACCGTCCCAAGAAGATGACGGTTGGCAACACTTTCAAGTACATCTACGAGACCAACGGTGTCCGCGGTCTCTACCGTGGCATCACCCCCCGTATCTCTCTGGGTATCTGGCAGACGGTCTGCATGGTTGCGTTTGGTGACAT GGCCAAGGCTTACGTCGAGAAGCTGACCGGCGATGCGGTTACTGCTAAGCATTAG
- a CDS encoding AMP-binding domain-containing protein, producing the protein MAPQTEKDYAALYKKLSTPPPPGSPYGLPIPGSERPNRSPVYRHWAVRDGPLITTLEPEVHSTHDVFERSARKWPNANCLGTRHWNPASQKWEDKYDWLSYAQVDARRKNFGAGIVEIHKAINYPADKYGVALWSQNRAEWQITDLGLVSQSLYSVSLYETLGPDTTEYIINHAEVACVVCSLPHIPVLLKMSPRLPGLKLIVSLDPLDHGELASHTKAAVLNEIASHHGIQIFSMAQVEEIGARSGLAPRSPSPDDVCTINYTSGTTGNPKGVLITHKNAVAAIAGGRTNGNIGPGPKDVHMSYLPLAHIYGRLIDQIAFSEGSAIGFFRGDILGLVDDMKILQPTGFISVPRLFNRFNSAIRTATIEADGVRGALSRRVINTKKANMRAAPGKASNSHFLYDRIWTPKVKAAVGLQKAHSMVSGSAQLDPDVQEFLRAAFGNHFAQGFGMTETYAVGTIQARGDFTLGNIGGPMCCVEICLESVPEFDYTVDDKPNPRGELLLRGPVIFREYYKNEEETSKTLDPDGWFHSGDIAEVDKMGRFKIIDRKKNVLKLAQGEYISPERIENVYMGSTNLITMAYVHGDGTQSSLVGIFGIDVENFAPFASKILQETIAPSEVAALREAANNPKVKAKFLKLLDDIGRKHKFNSFEKVRNVHLEIDPFTIDNGLFTPTLKLKRPQTAKAFRDHLDRLYEELNAQEPTGKSRL; encoded by the exons ATGGCGCCTCAGACAGAAAAGGACTATGCCGCCTTGTACAAGAAGCTCTCGACTCCTCCGCCCCCGGGCTCCCCCTACGGACTTCCGATCCCCGGCTCCGAGCGGCCCAACCGATCCCCCGTCTACCGGCACTGGGCCGTCCGCGACGGGCCTCTCATCACCACGCTAGAGCCCGAGGTGCACTCGACACACGACGTCTTTGAGAGGAGCGCCCGGAAGTGGCCCAATGCCAACTGTCTCGGCACCCGTCACTGGAACCCAGCTTCCCAGAAGTGGGAGGACAAGTACGACTGGCTCAGCTACGCCCAGGTCGACGCCCGGAGGAAGAACTTTGGCGCCGGCATTGTCGAGATCcacaaggccatcaactACCCGGCCGACAAGTACGGCGTGGCACTATGGTCGCAGAACCGCGCCGAGTGGCAGATAACTG ACCTCGGCCTTGTTTCTCAGTCTCTCTACTCCGTCTCCCTCTATGAGACACTCGGCCCTGACACAACCGAGTACATCATCAACCATGCCGAAGTCGCCTGTGTCGTCTGTTCTCTGCCTCATATCCCCGTCCTCCTCAAGATGTCGCCTCGCCTGCCCGGCCTGAAGCTCATCGTGTCTCTGGACCCTCTGGATCATGGCGAGCTGGCTTCCCACACCAAGGCTGCGGTTCTCAACGAAATCGCTTCTCATCATGGTATCCAGATTTTCTCCATGGCTCAGGTTGAGGAGATTGGTGCGAGGTCTGGACTTGCGCCTCGAAGCCCAAGCCCCGATGATGTGTGCACCATCAACTACACCTCTGGCACCACTGGTAACCCCAAGGGTGTTTTGATTACCCACAAGAATGCCGTGGCTGCTATTGCGGGTGGAAGAACCAACGGAAACATTGGTCCAGGTCCCAAGGACGTTCACATGTCGTATCTGCCTCTTGCGCATATCTACGGCCGTCTTATTGACCAGATCGCATTTTCTGAAGGCTCAGCCATTGGCTTTTTCCGAGGCGATATTCTCGGTCTGGTTGACGATATGAAGATTCTCCAGCCCACTGGCTTCATTTCTGTACCACGACTCTTCAACCGCTTCAACTCGGCTATTCGAACCGCCACCATTGAGGCTGACGGTGTCCGAGGCGCCCTGTCTCGGCgtgtcatcaacaccaagaaggccaacatGCGAGCGGCGCCCGGCAAGGCCTCCAACTCACACTTCCTGTACGATAGAATCTGGAcgcccaaggtcaaggccgctGTTGGCCTCCAAAAGGCCCACAGCATGGTCAGCGGCAGCGCTCAGCTCGACCCCGATGTCCAGGAGTTCCTCCGCGCTGCCTTTGGCAACCACTTTGCCCAGGGATTCGGCATGACGGAAACGTATGCCGTCGGAACCATCCAAGCACGAGGCGACTTTACCCTCGGCAACATTGGTGGCCCCATGTGCTGCGTTGAAATTTGCCTCGAGTCGGTGCCAGAGTTTGATTACACGGTGGATGACAAGCCCAACCCGCGCGGTGAGCTCCTGCTACGCGGACCCGTCATCTTCCGCGAGTATTACAAAAATGAGGAGGAGACCAGCAAGACGCTCGATCCCGACGGATGGTTCCACAGCGGTGATATCGCCGAAGTCGACAAGATGGGCCGCTTCAAGATCATCGACCGTAAGAAGAACGTGCTGAAGCTGGCCCAGGGCGAGTACATCTCCCCCGAGCGCATCGAAAACGTCTACATGGGCAGCACCAacctcatcaccatggcctACGTCCACGGCGACGGCACTCAGTCGTCGCTGGTCGGAATCTTTGGCATCGACGTGGAGAACTTTGCGCCGTTCGCCAGCAAGATTCTGCAGGAGACTATCGCCCCCAGCGAGGTTGCAGCTCTCCGGGAGGCGGCCAACAACCCCAAGGTGAAggccaagttcctcaagctcctggaTGACATTGGTCGCAAGCACAAGTTTAATAGCTTTGAGAAAGTGCGCAATGTCCACCTCGAGATTGACCCCTTTACCATCGACAATGGGTTGTTCACTCCTAC gctgaagctgaagcgtCCTCAGACGGCCAAGGCTTTCCGGGACCACCTGGACCGCTTGTACGAGGAGCTCAACGCCCAGGAACCTACTGGCAAGAGCAGGCTGTAA
- a CDS encoding MARVEL domain-containing protein: MGRVVLISLRVLQLALSLASISLSSYVINWFMSNKKSIPSPFNYLLVSSILSVFSLVYLELVPRFAPRFSQQYVAIGVESVNAALYFAGFIAIAIYIGSLIFCEGAVCSSGRADAVVAAGQFTTWIATTILMAKDMFKRGFEQPKYADNSREMGQV, encoded by the exons ATGGGTCGAGTCGTCCTCATATCTCTGCGAGTTTTGCAGCTGGCCTTGTCTTTAGCCAGCATCAGTCTTAGCAGCTATG TTATCAACTGGTTTATGAGCAACAAGAAGTCCATACCATCACCCTTCAACTACCTCCTCGTATCATCGATCCTCTCGGTATTCTCGCTCGTATACCTGGAACTGGTGCCTCGTTTCGCACCTCGCTTCTCACAACAATACGTCGCCATCGGGGTCGAATCCGTCAACGCCGCTTTATACTTTGCTGGTTTCATTGCGATCGCCATCTACATCGGGTCGCTGATCTTTTGCGAGGGAGCCGTCTGCTCTTCCGGCCGGGCCGACGCCGTGGTTGCCGCGGGCCAGTTCACGACGTGGATCGCCACGACAATCCTCATGGCCAAGGACATGTTTAAAAGGGGCTTTGAGCAACCCAAGTACGCCGACAACAGCCGGGAAATGGGACAAGTTTGA